In the genome of Desulfovibrio desulfuricans, one region contains:
- a CDS encoding tetratricopeptide repeat protein codes for MKTQLFADAPRPHITTRKGAPAKPRFCLGPLLFLLSFLLLAQPAHSMSWSWAPLAENGGAPSAARPASERLSLNLDNPGQVRRLVRSGTNTLLLFLEGPAPELVRHGAAPVPGAMLESVGVSNGQVRITLSPKAVNHVMRRSSPSVLDIEIFAAGAQHEDAAARQGGLTQTSGDDVASSDGQEPSFAVNLPAEAAKGFLRSAVAMLDDVQRGVRAMSASDMMSAARARMEGFGQSFFNFSATDAAIAAEVPAQRTAAGTGGSTLQGPSLMSRVNPGGPENWPDEKGLSTSIPVNAAPAASATPAAAAQGAVSAGSIQPAQPATQAAPQPALPASPTRPANAPAAAALPAQKPAPAPAQAPAQPPVQMQAAPAASPAKPAEIIGNVSGKVSGDMVGLPSQADKGGHGGGGGAQGAKEEPARPVVYVDEQGNPVEKPADPLKMMDDVERLIKERKFVEALPQLEKLKEMPSLSAELREKTLYYISDCTWARYSDNPLAGFEPIVSATSEAMNFNLRSIRVPEALLRLGLVNVNVGNLVDASGYIVAMYRRYPDYPGVAQGFTALGKAQLKRHMDAQAEVSFAMVLDKYPESSFLQEASVGLAQALSNQRKYQNAQVILDFISKRWPRYYIEDPLFLFLQAGNDEALNRPADALTLYWLYYNLVPAQKGNDELLFKMGDMYARLGNKAAADFLYTYLTRLFADSPVARMANLRLAEGGIYDAPINYEAMSQVFARAASGNLQKVYTDLAAASRTAPESVTARIKEAMWLYWSKRYTEAMGKAADFIDSYPENVNVAQARDIIWLAFQKELANSMAEKNYGRILILWNGFPLVRERYGAIDPRMRYALAQGMLERGEEKPALDMMAEFLKSPMDPQYGEAAFTEFFNRYLKAGDWTKILDLGKIVSTWPLKPQLRSQLDYAMALSAQNLNLTGPALAMWRNLADRQDIPVYQRAYATYFLARDAEQRKDIRNSYTLNRKVIELFTQLQDERSDKADPQRIKDAMLSLMDICEVANRVPEALEWLARYNAFVPQNSPEYPGLRFREARLYRKLGDSTRAQALLEDIVRNYADSPFAKASTAELHTFEVSRDLQNYLPGGAGSQAAPAGKPAGNP; via the coding sequence GTGAAAACACAACTTTTTGCCGACGCGCCACGGCCTCATATCACCACCCGCAAGGGTGCGCCCGCCAAACCCCGCTTTTGCCTGGGGCCTTTGCTGTTTTTGCTGAGTTTTTTGCTGCTTGCCCAGCCCGCCCACAGCATGAGCTGGAGCTGGGCCCCCCTTGCCGAAAACGGCGGGGCCCCGTCAGCCGCTCGCCCCGCCAGCGAACGTCTGAGCCTGAACCTTGACAACCCCGGTCAGGTGCGCAGACTTGTGCGCAGCGGCACCAATACCCTGCTGCTTTTTCTTGAAGGCCCCGCACCCGAGCTTGTGCGTCATGGGGCGGCGCCCGTGCCTGGGGCGATGCTCGAGAGCGTTGGCGTTTCCAACGGGCAGGTGCGCATTACACTTTCGCCCAAGGCCGTGAACCATGTGATGCGGCGGTCTTCGCCCTCGGTTCTGGATATAGAAATTTTTGCCGCCGGGGCACAGCACGAGGATGCTGCCGCCCGTCAGGGGGGGCTTACCCAGACCTCTGGCGATGACGTTGCCAGCTCTGACGGACAGGAACCTTCGTTTGCGGTTAATTTGCCGGCTGAAGCCGCCAAAGGCTTTTTGCGTAGCGCCGTCGCAATGCTGGATGATGTCCAGCGGGGCGTCCGGGCCATGTCGGCCTCTGACATGATGTCGGCTGCCAGGGCCCGTATGGAGGGCTTTGGCCAGTCGTTTTTCAACTTTTCCGCTACTGATGCCGCCATTGCGGCGGAGGTTCCCGCACAGCGGACAGCGGCCGGCACAGGCGGTTCGACACTGCAGGGGCCGAGCCTGATGAGTAGGGTGAACCCTGGCGGGCCGGAAAACTGGCCTGACGAAAAGGGGCTCTCCACCTCTATTCCCGTCAATGCCGCACCGGCTGCATCGGCAACGCCAGCGGCAGCAGCTCAGGGCGCTGTCTCGGCAGGCTCCATCCAGCCCGCGCAGCCCGCGACTCAGGCGGCGCCACAGCCCGCGTTGCCTGCGTCCCCAACCCGGCCCGCAAATGCCCCGGCTGCCGCAGCCCTGCCCGCGCAAAAGCCAGCTCCTGCTCCCGCGCAGGCCCCGGCCCAACCTCCTGTACAAATGCAGGCCGCCCCTGCTGCTTCTCCGGCAAAACCTGCCGAGATCATTGGCAATGTATCTGGCAAGGTCAGCGGTGACATGGTGGGGCTGCCCAGCCAGGCCGACAAGGGCGGGCATGGCGGCGGAGGCGGCGCGCAGGGGGCCAAGGAAGAACCCGCTCGCCCCGTGGTCTATGTGGACGAGCAGGGCAACCCTGTGGAAAAGCCCGCTGATCCGCTCAAGATGATGGACGATGTGGAACGCCTCATCAAGGAACGCAAATTTGTCGAGGCATTGCCCCAGCTGGAAAAGCTCAAGGAAATGCCCTCGCTAAGCGCAGAATTGCGTGAAAAAACGCTGTACTACATCAGCGACTGCACCTGGGCCAGGTATTCAGACAATCCTCTGGCGGGGTTTGAACCCATTGTTTCCGCCACCAGCGAGGCCATGAACTTTAACCTGCGTTCCATACGCGTGCCCGAGGCCCTGTTGCGGCTGGGGCTTGTAAACGTCAATGTGGGCAATCTGGTGGACGCCAGCGGCTACATAGTGGCCATGTACCGGCGGTATCCCGATTATCCCGGCGTGGCGCAAGGCTTTACAGCGCTGGGCAAGGCGCAGCTCAAGCGCCACATGGACGCGCAGGCGGAAGTGTCGTTTGCCATGGTGCTCGACAAGTACCCGGAATCTTCCTTTTTGCAGGAGGCCTCCGTGGGGCTGGCCCAGGCCTTGAGCAACCAGCGCAAGTATCAGAATGCGCAGGTTATACTGGACTTTATCAGCAAGCGTTGGCCCCGCTATTATATTGAAGACCCGTTGTTTCTCTTTTTGCAGGCTGGCAATGACGAGGCCTTGAACCGGCCCGCCGACGCCCTCACCCTGTACTGGCTGTACTATAACCTCGTGCCTGCGCAAAAGGGCAATGACGAGCTGCTTTTCAAGATGGGCGACATGTACGCCCGCCTTGGCAACAAGGCCGCCGCCGATTTTCTTTACACGTATCTGACGCGGCTTTTTGCCGACAGCCCCGTTGCGCGGATGGCCAACCTGCGGCTTGCCGAGGGCGGCATATATGACGCGCCCATCAATTACGAAGCCATGAGTCAGGTTTTTGCCAGAGCTGCCAGCGGCAACCTGCAAAAGGTATATACAGACCTTGCCGCAGCCTCGCGCACCGCGCCCGAGTCGGTCACCGCGCGCATCAAGGAGGCCATGTGGCTTTACTGGAGCAAACGTTACACCGAGGCCATGGGCAAGGCCGCTGATTTTATTGACAGCTACCCCGAAAACGTCAACGTGGCGCAGGCCCGCGACATCATCTGGCTGGCCTTTCAAAAAGAGCTGGCCAACTCCATGGCCGAAAAAAACTACGGCCGCATTCTTATTCTCTGGAACGGTTTTCCGCTGGTGCGCGAGCGGTATGGAGCCATTGACCCCCGCATGCGTTACGCCCTTGCCCAGGGCATGCTTGAGCGCGGAGAGGAAAAACCAGCCCTCGACATGATGGCCGAATTTTTAAAGTCACCCATGGATCCGCAGTACGGCGAGGCGGCCTTTACGGAATTTTTCAACCGTTACCTCAAAGCCGGGGACTGGACCAAAATACTTGATCTCGGCAAAATTGTGTCCACCTGGCCGCTCAAACCCCAGCTTCGCAGCCAGCTTGATTACGCCATGGCGCTTTCGGCCCAGAATCTCAACCTGACCGGCCCCGCGCTTGCCATGTGGCGCAACCTTGCAGACCGGCAGGATATTCCCGTGTACCAGCGGGCTTACGCCACGTATTTTCTGGCCCGCGATGCGGAGCAGCGCAAGGACATCCGTAATTCCTACACGCTGAACCGCAAGGTTATCGAGCTGTTTACCCAGCTGCAGGACGAGCGCTCGGACAAGGCTGATCCGCAACGCATCAAGGACGCCATGCTCTCGCTTATGGATATCTGCGAGGTGGCCAACCGCGTGCCTGAAGCGCTGGAATGGCTTGCGAGGTATAATGCCTTTGTGCCGCAGAATTCGCCGGAGTATCCCGGGCTGCGTTTCCGCGAGGCGCGGTTGTACCGCAAGCTGGGCGACTCCACGCGGGCCCAGGCCCTGCTTGAGGATATTGTGCGCAACTATGCCGATTCTCCTTTTGCCAAGGCCTCCACTGCGGAACTGCATACCTTTGAAGTGTCGCGCGACCTGCAAAACTACCTGCCCGGCGGGGCAGGCAGTCAGGCCGCCCCTGCTGGCAAGCCTGCGGGCAACCCCTGA
- a CDS encoding DUF4851 domain-containing protein, with protein MNRVLFCFAVSLVALMAGCTGALQRGMQGNAYVSTARPAISLQAVDMPLLTGGEGKAKLDGAGMLGGLFLNSWVAVYGKGDPQSPMAIVAMAEVPRGWYWDSDGQRPFSVDRGVEVFNNDGYAACTYIADSKRDAFATLAGLNDEARPMRWLVRNFAARYNFNDTKVVMEYREPLPENLAGQETLTESMTDQLKAFEKRASAAFAVASLPSLAGIKPVYARDVRWQYLDQRFWGTVSKYEVFDAK; from the coding sequence ATGAACAGAGTACTTTTTTGCTTTGCAGTAAGCCTGGTTGCCTTGATGGCCGGATGCACCGGTGCGCTGCAAAGGGGAATGCAGGGCAATGCCTACGTTTCCACTGCCCGCCCCGCCATCAGCTTGCAGGCGGTCGACATGCCCCTGCTCACCGGCGGAGAGGGCAAAGCCAAGCTTGACGGCGCTGGCATGCTTGGCGGCCTGTTTCTCAACTCATGGGTAGCGGTGTACGGCAAGGGCGACCCCCAAAGCCCCATGGCCATTGTCGCCATGGCTGAAGTGCCGCGCGGCTGGTACTGGGACAGCGACGGTCAGCGTCCCTTCAGCGTCGACAGGGGCGTCGAGGTCTTTAATAACGACGGCTACGCAGCCTGCACCTACATTGCAGACAGCAAAAGAGACGCGTTTGCCACTCTTGCCGGGCTGAACGACGAGGCCAGGCCCATGCGCTGGCTGGTGCGCAATTTTGCCGCCAGATACAATTTTAATGACACCAAGGTTGTCATGGAGTACAGGGAACCCCTGCCCGAAAATCTGGCAGGGCAGGAGACCCTTACCGAGAGCATGACCGACCAGCTCAAGGCCTTTGAAAAGCGCGCCAGCGCCGCATTTGCAGTGGCGTCGTTGCCGAGCCTTGCTGGCATAAAGCCGGTATACGCCAGGGATGTCCGTTGGCAGTACCTTGATCAACGCTTTTGGGGAACGGTGTCAAAGTATGAGGTATTTGACGCAAAGTAG
- a CDS encoding MucR family transcriptional regulator: MDDYLKEALEITRAQAGVRVMSEEEIAAFIQKVAQGIRAVAEGETPVELDSGEMAVEARKSVKEKSVTCLECGKSFKILTKRHLASHGITSAEYREKWGFKKDAPLVCKALQRERRKKMKDMKLWEKRRKVQ, translated from the coding sequence ATGGACGATTATCTGAAAGAAGCGCTGGAAATTACCAGAGCGCAAGCTGGCGTTCGAGTAATGAGTGAAGAAGAAATAGCCGCCTTTATACAGAAAGTGGCTCAAGGGATCAGGGCTGTTGCAGAGGGCGAAACGCCCGTTGAACTCGACAGCGGTGAAATGGCTGTTGAAGCCCGCAAGTCCGTCAAAGAAAAGTCCGTTACCTGCCTTGAGTGTGGCAAGAGTTTCAAGATTCTTACCAAGCGTCACCTGGCAAGCCATGGTATAACCTCTGCCGAATACCGCGAAAAGTGGGGCTTTAAAAAAGACGCACCTCTCGTGTGCAAAGCCCTGCAGCGCGAGCGCCGCAAAAAGATGAAAGATATGAAGTTGTGGGAAAAACGCCGCAAAGTTCAGTAG